In the genome of Amia ocellicauda isolate fAmiCal2 chromosome 3, fAmiCal2.hap1, whole genome shotgun sequence, one region contains:
- the lrrc32 gene encoding transforming growth factor beta activator LRRC32: protein MASYLWVFLAVVNEVTATFRPRQLSPCQVVKSDVFCSSMNLKTIPMELPPHISKLDLSHNLLQNVTQELSTFYNSIRHLNLHSNRIEFIQPGLFKDMRNLEVLDLSSNNLDIFALSQSEIGSISTVTNLDLSGNGLYTDMPFYFLQNAPALQNLSLEGNSLTKIDNNTFAGSLALRSIDLHNNAIMDIEEGTFESLKDLSELNLSKNSITCIIDFNLSQLTLLNLSQNSIESFQTTPSDLEYELLYLDLRQNKIYYFPVLPRKNKLMHLDVSRNLMQSVFDASFAGDLEYSSFRDNTWTLNRTLSVDKNTFNSLPKLMYLDMSYNEIRSIPASFFSSMGSLEYLNLSNNCLQDFSLDNDSPLNSLETLDLNFNALLNLSFGENTLRSLKRLYLKGNALHVLAPNTFLRLPSIEVLDLQQNNISICSRSHRKSQQGHRAQETGCVTFSSMPTLRYLYLASNGLVSLPQYSFYGSPLLVLDLSDNPGLEIHKKAFSGLESSLTYVSLRGNDLQTLNIDLSPLTRVKNMDLSANRLKGLPPLGKESSIEFLNLQSNSLLTLEYSTVLALERSLKTLYLGGNPLICCSSPRLLHLIQQSTVNIPDRDIVTCRYSQNLEYKEVNISSVLQEHCQEKEGNSAFIITIIITALVLIAVLIFLSKYCHQRRHRFSGSFKA from the exons ATGGCATCATACCTCTGGGTCTTCCTGGCTGTCGTGAATGAAGTGACAGCAACGTTTCGTCCCCGGCAGCTTTCTCCTTGCCAAGTG GTCAAATCAGATGTCTTCTGCAGCAGTATGAACCTGAAAACAATTCCTATGGAGCTGCCTCCTCATATCAGCAAGCTGGACTTGTCTCACAACCTCCTTCAGAATGTGACACAGGAACTTTCCACTTTCTACAACTCCATCCGTCACCTGAATCTCCACTCCAACAGGATCGAATTCATACAGCCTGGCCTGTTCAAAGACATGCGCAATCTTGAAGTGCTTGACCTGTCCAGCAACAATTTAGATATCTTTGCATTGTCTCAATCTGAGATTGGTTCCATATCTACTGTTACAAATCTAGACCTTTCAGGCAATGGTTTGTATACTGATATGCCCTTCTACTTTTTGCAAAATGCACCAGCACTCCAAAACCTATCACTGGAGGGAAACAGCTTGACCAAAATAGACAACAACACCTTTGCTGGATCACTGGCACTGAGGAGCATTGATCTGCACAATAATGCCATCATGGATATTGAGGAAGGGACATTTGAATCTTTGAAAGACCTGTCTGAGCTCAATCTGTCGAAGAATTCTATTACCTGCATCATCGATTTTAACCTGTCTCAGCTGACACTGCTCAACCTCAGTCAGAACAGCATCGAGTCATTTCAAACCACACCATCTGACCTGGAGTATGAGCTCTTATATCTTGATCTAAGGCAAAATAAGATATACTACTTCCCTGTCCTCCCTAGGAAGAATAAGTTAATGCATCTGGATGTGTCCAGAAACTTAATGCAAAGTGTTTTCGATGCATCCTTTGCAGGTGACCTTGAGTACAGCAGTTTCAGGGACAATACTTGGACTTTAAACAGGACTCTTTCAGTTGATAAAAACACCTTTAACAGCTTACCGAAGCTTATGTATTTAGATATGAGCTACAATGAAATCAGGAGTATCCCAGCGTCCTTCTTCAGCAGCATGGGGTCCCTTGAGTATCTCAATCTGAGCAACAACTGTCTCCAAGATTTCTCCTTAGATAATGACAGCCCTTTAAACTCACTGGAGACCCTTGATCTGAACTTCAATGCCCTGTTGAATTTGTCCTTTGGAGAAAACACATTAAGGTCTTTAAAGAGGCTCTACCTGAAAGGAAATGCTCTCCATGTCTTAGCACCCAACACCTTCCTCAGACTTCCCAGCATTGAAGTCCTAGATCTTCAGCAGAACAACATCAGCATCTGCAGCCGGTCCCACAGGAAATCTCAACAGGGACACAGGGCACAGGAAACAGGCTGTGTGACCTTCTCATCCATGCCAACACTACGTTACTTATACCTTGCCAGCAATGGCCTGGTGTCGTTACCCCAGTACTCTTTTTATGGCAGCCCTCTTCTGGTGCTAGATCTATCTGACAACCCAGGCTTGGAAATCCACAAGAAAGCCTTTTCTGGCTTGGAATCATCCTTGACTTATGTGTCCCTCAGGGGAAATGACCTTCAAACACTAAACATTGACCTTTCACCGCTGACTAGAGTTAAAAACATGGATCTGTCTGCAAATCGGTTAAAAGGGCTGCCTCCTCTGGGCAAGGAGTCATCCATTGAATTCCTGAACCTACAGAGCAACAGCCTGCTCACCCTGgagtacagcacagtgcttGCGCTGGAGAGATCACTGAAGACCCTGTACCTGGGTGGGAACCCCCTCATCTGCTGTAGCAGTCCAAGGTTACTCCATCTGATCCAACAGTCTACTGTTAACATACCAGACAGAGACATAGTGACATGTCGGTACTCGCAAAACCTGGAGTATAAGGAAGTAAACATTTCGAGTGTATTGCAGGAACACTGTCAGGAGAAGGAAGGCAACAGTGCTTTCATCATCACCATAATCATCACAGCTCTGGTATTAATTGCAGTTCTTATCTTTCTGTCCAAATACTGCCATCAGCGAAGACACAGGTTCAGTGGAAGCTTTAAGGCTTAA